In Sandaracinaceae bacterium, one DNA window encodes the following:
- the rplC gene encoding 50S ribosomal protein L3, with the protein MNTNFGLIGKKLGNTQIFQEDGEVARVTVIQTGPCVVVGKRTAAKDGYSALQLGFGTKRKKLVNKPQLAVYEKLGVEPPSVVREFRVTADVADKYEVGQSLKPSDVFTVGQFIDVSATSKGRGFGGVMKRHNFSGAGTVGHGTHEYKRHGGSIGMNMTPGHTLKGQRMPGQFGNKTVTNLNLKVAKVMDEEGVVLVEGGVPGSRNGVVEVRAAVKKNAQPRT; encoded by the coding sequence ATGAATACGAACTTTGGTCTCATCGGCAAGAAGCTTGGAAACACCCAGATTTTCCAAGAAGACGGCGAAGTCGCCCGCGTCACCGTCATCCAAACCGGCCCCTGCGTCGTGGTTGGCAAGCGGACCGCGGCCAAGGACGGCTACTCGGCCCTCCAGCTGGGCTTCGGCACCAAGCGCAAGAAGCTGGTGAACAAGCCGCAGCTCGCGGTCTACGAGAAGCTGGGCGTGGAGCCCCCGTCGGTGGTGCGTGAGTTCCGCGTCACCGCGGACGTCGCGGACAAGTACGAGGTCGGCCAGAGCCTCAAGCCGTCCGACGTGTTCACGGTCGGCCAGTTCATCGACGTGTCGGCCACCAGCAAGGGCCGCGGCTTCGGTGGTGTCATGAAGCGCCACAACTTCTCGGGCGCCGGCACCGTCGGTCACGGTACGCACGAGTACAAGCGTCACGGTGGCTCCATCGGCATGAACATGACCCCGGGCCACACGCTCAAGGGTCAGCGCATGCCCGGCCAGTTCGGCAACAAGACCGTCACCAACCTCAACCTCAAGGTTGCCAAGGTGATGGACGAAGAGGGCGTCGTGCTCGTCGAGGGCGGCGTCCCCGGCTCGCGCAACGGCGTCGTCGAGGTCCGCGCGGCCGTCAAGAAGAACGCGCAGCCGCGCACCTGA
- a CDS encoding serine/threonine protein kinase: MTNLTDADRASDRLSRNLGARSGTSLGRYELVRRIGSGGMAEVYEAVHRGLKKTVAIKVLLPEVAGNDDLRARFLREGEAASRIQHPHVVDVTDVGEDGGIPYLVMELLVGETLTEVIEGSKRLSVPRSLDILLPIAAALSEAHRRGVVHRDLKPDNIFIARTANGKAVPKLLDFGVSKLTTAGIPSNTAISSVLGTPHYMAPEQALGTAAVDARADQYTFALVVYECITGELPFSSENVVALLHEVSRGVQTPPSAYVLDLPASLDTILLRALSPNPSDRYADLAELTSYLLPFATPRAARDYRVLANQDSGEWRPGEERPAASEITGDFTYQSTKRRRVVDAAAVTDYPPAPSPAGTPTPTVVNRNPLGSLAPPTEGVTFLPPEQQNSRASRLVLLGLVLAVALGVGGWALFARSPENGPSAPPRGAVLAATGVQAVPPGAGAATAGAQLPPVQPGSPGAVVSPSLTRIVVVAFPSDATLELDGVTVGQGSLDHALVLDGRLHTLVVAAPGYESERLTFTTQAPPARVELSRARRHASTMGGANASPANDPPPRRPADNDLRDSR; this comes from the coding sequence ATGACCAACCTTACCGACGCGGATCGCGCTTCCGATCGCCTCTCCCGCAACCTGGGCGCGCGCAGTGGCACCAGCCTCGGTCGCTATGAGCTGGTGCGCCGGATCGGTTCCGGCGGCATGGCCGAGGTGTACGAGGCGGTGCACCGGGGGCTGAAGAAGACCGTGGCCATCAAGGTGCTCCTGCCGGAGGTCGCGGGGAACGACGACCTGCGGGCCCGCTTCCTGCGAGAGGGCGAGGCCGCGTCGCGCATCCAGCACCCTCACGTGGTGGACGTGACCGACGTGGGGGAGGACGGGGGCATCCCCTACCTGGTCATGGAGCTGCTGGTGGGCGAGACGCTCACCGAGGTGATCGAAGGCAGCAAGCGCCTGAGCGTCCCTCGCTCGCTGGACATCCTGCTCCCCATCGCGGCGGCGCTCTCCGAAGCGCACCGGCGGGGTGTGGTGCACCGCGACCTCAAGCCGGACAACATCTTCATCGCGCGCACGGCGAACGGAAAGGCCGTGCCCAAGCTGCTGGACTTCGGCGTCTCGAAGCTGACCACGGCGGGCATCCCCAGCAACACGGCCATCTCGTCGGTGCTGGGCACCCCGCACTACATGGCGCCCGAGCAGGCCCTCGGCACCGCCGCCGTGGACGCGCGTGCCGACCAGTACACCTTCGCGCTGGTGGTCTACGAGTGCATCACGGGGGAGCTGCCCTTCAGCAGTGAGAACGTGGTGGCGCTCCTGCACGAGGTGTCGCGCGGCGTGCAGACGCCTCCCTCGGCGTACGTCCTGGATCTGCCCGCGTCGCTGGACACCATCCTGCTGCGTGCGCTCTCCCCGAACCCGAGCGACCGGTACGCGGACCTGGCGGAGCTCACCAGCTACTTGCTTCCTTTCGCCACACCACGCGCGGCCCGCGACTACCGGGTGCTGGCCAACCAGGACTCCGGCGAGTGGCGGCCCGGGGAAGAGCGCCCGGCGGCTTCGGAGATCACGGGGGACTTTACGTATCAGTCCACGAAGCGCCGGCGCGTGGTGGATGCCGCGGCCGTCACGGACTACCCGCCAGCGCCCTCACCCGCAGGCACGCCGACACCCACCGTGGTGAACCGGAACCCGCTCGGTTCGCTCGCCCCACCCACGGAGGGCGTCACGTTTCTCCCTCCCGAGCAGCAGAACTCGCGTGCGTCGCGGCTGGTTTTGCTGGGGCTCGTGCTCGCGGTGGCGCTGGGTGTGGGTGGCTGGGCCCTCTTTGCGCGCTCACCCGAGAACGGTCCTTCCGCGCCCCCGCGCGGTGCCGTGCTGGCCGCCACCGGAGTGCAGGCAGTACCGCCCGGCGCGGGTGCTGCCACCGCGGGCGCCCAGCTGCCGCCGGTCCAGCCCGGGAGCCCAGGCGCCGTCGTGAGCCCCAGCCTGACGCGCATCGTGGTCGTCGCGTTCCCCTCGGACGCCACCCTCGAGCTGGACGGGGTCACCGTGGGGCAGGGGTCGCTCGACCACGCGCTGGTGCTCGATGGACGGCTGCACACGCTGGTGGTCGCGGCTCCGGGCTACGAGTCCGAGCGCCTCACCTTCACCACGCAAGCGCCCCCGGCGCGGGTGGAGCTGAGCCGCGCGCGTCGCCACGCATCGACCATGGGGGGTGCCAACGCCTCTCCCGCCAACGATCCGCCGCCCCGGCGCCCCGCGGACAACGACCTTCGAGACTCGAGGTAG
- a CDS encoding RlmE family RNA methyltransferase, whose product MSGRRRSGPTGNGGGGGGGNRRVQDSYGRRAKADGFPARSVYKLEEIDQKVRLFRRGQRVLDLGAAPGSWTMYAATRVGLEGRVFGIDIQPHRAALPTNARIEVLDVHALQLDTLGAFDVVISDMAPNTTGARETDMYRSYELFMTALDVADRVLVPGGHFTGKIFQGKDFPDAQKAVRERYTETKVVRPKATRDESYEVFLVGLKKRAPVQAAEATPAPAETAPVGSSRPTGGDEPSA is encoded by the coding sequence TTGTCTGGTCGACGCCGCAGTGGCCCCACCGGCAACGGTGGAGGCGGAGGAGGCGGAAACCGACGAGTCCAGGACAGCTATGGCCGTCGTGCGAAAGCCGACGGCTTTCCTGCGCGCTCGGTCTACAAGCTGGAGGAGATCGACCAGAAAGTGCGGCTCTTCCGGCGTGGCCAGAGGGTGCTGGATCTGGGCGCCGCGCCCGGCTCCTGGACCATGTACGCCGCCACCCGCGTGGGTCTCGAGGGGCGTGTGTTCGGCATCGACATCCAGCCGCACCGCGCCGCCCTGCCCACCAACGCCCGCATCGAGGTCCTGGACGTGCACGCGCTGCAGCTGGACACGCTGGGCGCGTTCGACGTGGTGATCAGCGACATGGCGCCCAACACCACGGGCGCACGAGAGACGGACATGTACCGCAGCTACGAGCTGTTCATGACCGCGCTCGACGTGGCGGATCGCGTGCTGGTGCCGGGGGGGCACTTCACCGGCAAGATCTTCCAGGGCAAGGATTTCCCGGACGCACAGAAGGCCGTGCGCGAGCGCTACACCGAGACCAAGGTGGTGCGGCCCAAGGCCACGCGCGACGAGAGCTACGAGGTCTTCCTGGTGGGCCTCAAGAAGCGTGCGCCGGTGCAGGCCGCCGAGGCCACCCCCGCGCCTGCCGAGACCGCGCCCGTGGGGTCGTCCCGGCCCACGGGTGGCGACGAACCCTCAGCGTGA
- a CDS encoding TatD family hydrolase, translating to MFDTHCHLDDKRFVDDFEGVLARARAAGVTRIATIGCCNSVETVPRALNVARAHADWVVATSGVHPHDAAHWSPELAQAIVEVAADPLIVAIGEAGLDYHYDNSPRVAQQQAFRDQIALAKQVKKPLVVHTRSAPEDTLAILREEQARDVGGIIHCFSETPDFARAALDMGFVSSFSGIVTFKNAVDVREAARLQPLDALLIETDAPYLAPIPFRGRRNEPAYVAHTADCIAALRGIDPAEVRERSFENALRVFGLPAGQA from the coding sequence CTGTTCGACACGCACTGCCACCTCGACGACAAGCGCTTCGTGGACGACTTCGAGGGCGTGCTGGCGCGCGCCCGCGCGGCTGGGGTCACGCGCATCGCCACCATCGGGTGCTGCAATTCGGTGGAGACGGTGCCCCGCGCGCTCAACGTGGCCCGCGCGCATGCCGACTGGGTGGTGGCCACCTCGGGTGTGCACCCTCACGACGCGGCCCACTGGAGCCCGGAGCTGGCCCAGGCGATCGTGGAAGTGGCCGCCGACCCCCTGATCGTCGCCATCGGTGAGGCCGGCCTCGACTACCACTACGACAACTCGCCGCGGGTGGCGCAGCAGCAGGCCTTCCGCGACCAGATCGCGCTCGCCAAGCAAGTGAAGAAGCCGCTGGTGGTGCACACCCGCTCCGCCCCGGAAGACACGTTGGCCATCTTGCGCGAGGAGCAGGCACGCGACGTGGGCGGCATCATCCACTGCTTCAGCGAGACCCCCGACTTCGCCCGCGCCGCTCTGGACATGGGCTTTGTGTCGAGTTTCAGCGGGATCGTGACGTTCAAGAACGCGGTGGACGTCCGGGAGGCCGCGCGGCTCCAGCCGCTCGACGCGCTGCTCATCGAGACGGACGCGCCCTACCTGGCGCCCATCCCCTTCCGGGGGCGCCGAAACGAACCCGCCTACGTGGCCCATACCGCGGACTGCATCGCCGCGCTGCGCGGCATCGACCCCGCCGAGGTGCGTGAGCGATCGTTCGAGAACGCGCTCCGGGTCTTCGGCTTGCCCGCTGGCCAGGCCTGA
- a CDS encoding sulfatase has product MAKRTTTLIALGLMTLALGAVGCNCGGGEEGAEGAEAPVSEAFEDLDTQLDLIELVHLADVYHHGLYVDFGTPAQAKYSVGDWRSGWGARSSEGDVTFTLVGTRSRFYFPVDQAGDHTLRLRLRAHGTERMTPYLNGEAIQSLTVRQGEFGDYDVTLPGAKLTVGENNLQFVFGGSTQVGGQEVSAAIESVRLVHGTFPAGEFDAPAFESLVATVSLDGTERQAVVARRPMNLRYHVQVPANGKLGFGVGLDGQGDAAVKVYVTGDAGTRQEVFAGSANGEWNDQVVDLAAFAGQVVRLELASESAGAGRVAWSVPRILVPHVDRPTIEPARNVVVLLIDTLRADKLRPFNPRSRVEAPTIDALAQAGAVFELAQSPENWTKPSVASVLTGLYPMTHRQKTESSSLPPSAVLLSEHLKEQGFRTASFIANGYVSDRFGFNQGWDHYTNYIREGKSTEAENVFAEAATWIEANRGERFFTYIQTIDPHVPYDPPAEYLRRYDARTDYAGQVQPRMTPDLLVGAKRNPPTVVFDESDRRRLDALHDGEITQHDHFFGRFLAKLEELGLTEDTLVVVVSDHGEEFNDHGSYGHGHSVYQELLHVPLMFRLPGRIPANVRIPHAVSTLNIPATVTEFLGVPAMGTQEGYSLANMMLGVNAPGPRVAFSDFQDERRVITTSRWKFIVRGNLTSTLFDLQQDPRERQQLPAGASPVAQRFCRVMLSQFLGSTDRGNWTGSQQGRGTQLEASDAVMDDEIQGQLRALGYAN; this is encoded by the coding sequence ATGGCAAAGCGGACCACCACACTCATCGCCCTCGGTCTCATGACCCTCGCGCTCGGCGCCGTCGGCTGCAACTGCGGCGGAGGCGAAGAGGGCGCGGAAGGCGCAGAGGCCCCTGTCTCGGAGGCCTTCGAAGACCTCGACACGCAGCTCGACCTGATCGAGCTGGTGCACCTGGCAGACGTGTACCACCACGGGCTCTACGTGGACTTCGGCACCCCGGCACAGGCCAAGTACAGCGTGGGTGACTGGCGCTCGGGGTGGGGCGCGCGCTCGTCCGAGGGCGACGTCACCTTCACGCTGGTGGGGACGCGCTCACGCTTCTACTTCCCCGTCGACCAGGCTGGTGACCACACCCTGCGCCTGCGCCTGCGCGCGCACGGCACCGAGCGCATGACGCCGTACCTGAACGGCGAGGCCATCCAGTCCCTGACCGTGCGCCAGGGCGAGTTCGGCGACTACGACGTCACGCTGCCGGGCGCCAAGCTGACGGTCGGTGAGAACAACCTCCAGTTCGTCTTCGGCGGCAGCACCCAGGTGGGCGGCCAAGAGGTGTCGGCGGCCATCGAGTCGGTGCGCCTCGTGCACGGTACGTTCCCCGCCGGCGAGTTCGACGCGCCGGCGTTCGAGTCGCTGGTGGCCACCGTGTCGCTCGACGGCACGGAGCGGCAGGCGGTGGTCGCGCGGCGGCCCATGAACCTGCGCTACCACGTGCAGGTCCCCGCGAACGGCAAGCTGGGCTTTGGCGTGGGCTTGGACGGGCAGGGCGACGCCGCCGTGAAGGTCTACGTCACCGGCGACGCCGGCACGCGCCAAGAGGTCTTCGCGGGCAGCGCCAACGGCGAGTGGAACGACCAGGTGGTGGACCTCGCCGCGTTCGCGGGGCAGGTGGTGCGCCTCGAGCTGGCGTCGGAGAGCGCGGGTGCAGGCCGAGTGGCCTGGAGCGTGCCGCGCATCCTGGTGCCGCACGTCGACCGCCCCACCATCGAGCCCGCCCGCAACGTGGTGGTGCTGTTGATCGACACGCTGCGCGCCGACAAGCTGCGCCCGTTCAACCCCCGCAGCCGTGTGGAGGCGCCCACCATCGATGCGCTCGCCCAGGCCGGCGCCGTGTTCGAGCTGGCGCAGTCTCCGGAGAACTGGACGAAGCCCTCCGTGGCGTCCGTGCTGACGGGCCTCTACCCCATGACCCACCGGCAGAAGACCGAGTCGTCGTCGCTGCCGCCGAGCGCGGTGCTGCTGAGCGAGCACCTCAAGGAGCAGGGGTTCCGCACCGCCAGCTTCATCGCCAACGGCTACGTGTCGGACCGCTTCGGCTTCAACCAGGGCTGGGACCACTACACCAACTACATTCGCGAGGGGAAGAGCACCGAGGCCGAGAACGTCTTCGCCGAGGCCGCCACCTGGATCGAGGCCAACCGCGGCGAGCGGTTCTTCACCTACATCCAGACCATCGATCCGCACGTGCCGTACGACCCGCCCGCCGAGTACCTGCGTCGCTACGACGCGCGCACGGACTACGCTGGGCAGGTGCAGCCGCGCATGACGCCGGACCTCCTGGTGGGGGCCAAGCGCAACCCGCCCACGGTGGTCTTCGACGAGAGCGACCGACGCCGCCTCGACGCCCTGCACGACGGCGAGATCACGCAGCACGACCACTTCTTCGGGCGCTTCCTGGCGAAGCTGGAGGAGCTGGGGCTCACCGAGGACACGCTGGTGGTGGTGGTCTCCGACCACGGCGAGGAGTTCAACGACCACGGGTCCTATGGTCATGGCCACTCGGTGTACCAGGAGCTCCTGCACGTGCCCCTCATGTTCCGCCTCCCGGGCCGCATCCCCGCGAACGTGCGCATCCCGCACGCGGTCAGCACGCTGAACATCCCGGCCACCGTCACCGAATTCCTCGGGGTGCCCGCCATGGGCACGCAGGAGGGGTACAGCCTCGCGAACATGATGCTGGGCGTGAACGCGCCCGGGCCGCGCGTGGCCTTCAGCGACTTCCAGGACGAGCGCCGGGTCATCACCACCAGCCGCTGGAAGTTCATCGTGCGCGGCAACCTGACCTCCACGCTGTTCGACCTGCAGCAGGACCCGCGGGAGCGGCAGCAGCTGCCGGCCGGGGCCAGCCCGGTGGCACAGCGCTTCTGCCGGGTGATGCTCTCGCAGTTCCTGGGCTCGACGGACCGTGGGAACTGGACGGGCTCCCAACAGGGGCGTGGCACCCAGCTAGAGGCCAGCGACGCGGTCATGGACGACGAGATCCAGGGTCAGCTGCGAGCCTTGGGATACGCCAACTAA
- a CDS encoding HEAT repeat domain-containing protein: MFLTPLTPTPEAALRDVHATRAEFRVAAARALGMVDDSHADGARAGLRQLLGDVDARVRLEALRALRQLVDVSLLPDAMAQLGDPVPAVRAAALLTAEALGCDEAALVACVTPPDPPLQIAALEALVARAGDGPASAGPYRSLTSGSPALDAATLHALADESEEVRATAAAALAALGARHHLDALAGRLTDTPRVRSSVALALADLGDSRGVPALIEDLTRGSFEAAEALGTLGVEAAREPLAATAARLFTPLLTKAAAGAALIRLGDPRGEDALRSVLRAFRPDGRPYAVVQVMQLKLAALRPELEELLVRPRGVDKVLLRDALAALGAGSPA, from the coding sequence GTGTTCTTGACCCCGCTGACCCCAACGCCCGAGGCCGCCCTCCGGGACGTGCACGCCACCCGAGCCGAGTTTCGTGTGGCCGCCGCGCGGGCGCTGGGCATGGTGGACGACTCCCACGCCGACGGGGCGCGAGCAGGCTTGAGGCAGCTGCTGGGCGACGTGGATGCGCGGGTGCGCCTCGAAGCGCTGAGGGCGCTGCGCCAACTGGTCGACGTGAGCCTGCTGCCCGACGCCATGGCCCAGCTGGGAGACCCGGTGCCCGCCGTGCGAGCCGCCGCGCTGCTCACGGCCGAGGCTCTGGGCTGCGACGAAGCCGCGCTCGTGGCCTGCGTCACCCCGCCCGATCCGCCGCTCCAGATCGCGGCGCTCGAGGCGCTGGTGGCGCGTGCCGGCGACGGGCCAGCGTCCGCGGGGCCCTACCGGTCACTCACCTCGGGCTCTCCGGCGCTGGATGCGGCCACCCTGCACGCCCTCGCCGACGAGAGCGAGGAGGTGCGCGCCACGGCGGCGGCGGCCCTCGCGGCGCTGGGCGCTCGGCACCACCTGGACGCCCTCGCCGGCCGGCTGACCGACACGCCCCGCGTGCGCTCGAGCGTGGCCCTCGCCTTGGCGGACTTGGGAGACTCCCGCGGTGTGCCCGCCCTGATCGAGGATCTCACGCGAGGCTCCTTCGAGGCGGCCGAAGCGCTGGGGACACTCGGCGTGGAGGCGGCCCGCGAGCCACTGGCGGCCACGGCGGCGAGGCTGTTCACGCCGCTGCTCACCAAGGCGGCGGCCGGTGCCGCGCTCATCCGGCTGGGCGACCCGCGTGGCGAAGACGCCCTGCGCTCCGTCTTGCGAGCCTTCCGCCCGGACGGCAGGCCCTACGCGGTGGTGCAGGTCATGCAGCTGAAGCTCGCCGCCCTGCGCCCCGAACTGGAGGAGCTGCTGGTGCGCCCACGCGGCGTGGACAAGGTGCTGCTGCGCGACGCGCTCGCGGCGCTCGGCGCCGGGAGTCCCGCCTGA
- a CDS encoding TonB-dependent receptor, with amino-acid sequence MSSRSHSRCASVRGAAVFALLTMVLTAALLIQALEPLRASADGTADEADLHFRLGNEAYRAGDFSAALEHYLASNRLVPNHNVVFNIARAYQRLEMFPEAYRYYASALAAETDAEARTRIEASLTELGARVALIDVDSTPSGATVFVDRIDLGSVGAAPRTIALPAGTYRILARLAGHHDATSEPVRVTVGQRVSVRLDLTRIVGTLSVAGAPGAELRLDGEEGAALCTLPCSLPVPPGQHVIHVAAAGYEPLVRAVTINEGATTRTDVSLTAETGSVVVRSDVEGALVQIDGVTVGFTPVVASGIAVGERTVRVSARGYEPEEAVVVVTTDRQVELTSVRMRTLREVSAASREVESIEDAPASVSVISAAEIEAFRYPTLAEALRGQRGFALTSDSIYSNAAVRGLGQPNDYNNRLLILSDGATMNENILQQAFIGYDGRVDLGDVERIEIVRGAGSVLYGTGAVSGVVNMVPLTHELDTSARFELSLADGNVGRARGAFNVRLSESAGVRGSVAVARSGGRDELLVFDLDGDGETERNRAEGIERFEAVTGSVRAWVGPLVVQAFYTARTISIPTGSFDTLFNRPENNYDDHRGLLEVRFEPRLSENVELRTRVHVNYTYFNLDYLYAGEDEASMTEFDQPYAETYHGVWLGGEARLVAQVVPSLRLTAGAEAIHHPLVSMLVTDDNLDGSRNTVLDERREFTTVAGYLLADWEPVRALRVSLGGRVDGWLLPEPSESFVSFNPRLAIILRPSEQDTLKLLGGRAFRAPSTYEQIFQDGGRTSLASTCCGQPLRPETLWSGELEYTHRFDEEWSLLLSGHAQFAQDFIDTLLVPAANDPEMLGLTYFANSGADQLNVGGDVEVRRELRDGWMFSAQAGVLSARFMEPPESEGATANRDVPNAPYLFASARAIFPILDRLLRGALRLSVEAPRRIDLETNDTTGWAVLADVVVSGSVDDLGIRYALGVYNLFDWDYQVPVSPFASTTMPQRGRRFMLSLGLDL; translated from the coding sequence ATGTCATCCAGAAGCCACTCACGCTGCGCCTCGGTGCGCGGCGCGGCCGTGTTCGCCCTGCTCACGATGGTGCTGACCGCGGCGCTGCTCATCCAAGCCTTGGAACCACTGCGGGCCAGCGCCGATGGCACGGCCGACGAGGCCGATCTCCACTTCCGGCTGGGCAACGAGGCCTACCGGGCCGGCGACTTCAGCGCCGCGCTCGAGCACTACCTCGCGTCCAATCGGCTGGTGCCCAACCACAACGTGGTGTTCAACATCGCGCGGGCCTACCAGCGGCTCGAGATGTTCCCGGAGGCGTACCGCTACTACGCCTCGGCGCTCGCGGCCGAGACCGACGCGGAGGCGCGCACGCGCATCGAGGCGTCGCTCACGGAGCTGGGCGCCCGTGTGGCGCTCATCGACGTGGACTCCACACCTTCGGGCGCCACGGTGTTCGTGGACCGCATCGATCTCGGCTCGGTGGGCGCCGCGCCCCGCACCATCGCCCTTCCGGCCGGGACGTACCGCATCCTCGCGCGCCTGGCTGGTCACCATGATGCGACCAGCGAGCCCGTGCGCGTCACCGTGGGCCAGCGCGTCAGCGTGCGCCTGGACCTCACGCGCATCGTGGGGACGCTGTCGGTCGCCGGCGCCCCGGGCGCCGAGCTGCGCCTGGATGGCGAAGAGGGCGCGGCCCTCTGCACGTTGCCCTGCTCGCTGCCCGTTCCCCCTGGGCAGCACGTCATCCACGTGGCGGCGGCCGGCTACGAGCCGCTGGTGCGGGCCGTCACCATCAACGAAGGAGCCACCACGCGCACCGATGTCTCGCTAACGGCCGAGACCGGATCCGTCGTGGTCCGCTCCGACGTCGAAGGTGCCCTGGTGCAGATCGATGGCGTGACCGTGGGCTTCACCCCCGTGGTGGCCTCGGGCATCGCCGTGGGCGAGCGCACGGTGCGGGTGAGCGCGCGCGGCTACGAGCCCGAAGAAGCCGTGGTGGTGGTGACCACCGACCGGCAGGTGGAGCTCACCAGTGTCCGCATGCGCACGCTGCGCGAGGTGAGCGCGGCCTCCCGCGAGGTGGAGAGCATCGAGGACGCGCCGGCCTCCGTGTCCGTCATCTCGGCGGCGGAGATCGAAGCCTTCCGCTACCCCACGCTGGCCGAGGCGCTGCGCGGTCAGCGCGGCTTCGCGCTCACGTCGGACAGCATCTACTCCAATGCGGCCGTGCGCGGGCTGGGACAGCCGAACGACTACAACAACCGCCTGCTGATCCTGAGCGACGGCGCCACGATGAACGAGAACATCCTCCAGCAGGCGTTCATCGGCTACGACGGCCGCGTGGACCTCGGCGACGTGGAGCGCATCGAGATCGTGCGCGGCGCGGGCTCGGTGCTCTACGGAACCGGCGCCGTCTCGGGTGTGGTCAACATGGTGCCGCTCACGCACGAGCTCGACACCTCCGCCCGCTTCGAGCTGTCGCTCGCCGATGGCAACGTGGGCCGCGCGCGGGGTGCCTTCAACGTACGGCTGAGCGAGAGCGCCGGCGTTCGGGGATCCGTCGCGGTGGCGCGCTCCGGGGGCCGCGACGAGCTCTTGGTGTTCGACCTGGACGGCGACGGCGAGACCGAGCGCAACCGCGCCGAGGGCATCGAGCGCTTCGAGGCCGTGACCGGATCGGTGCGCGCGTGGGTGGGTCCGCTGGTCGTGCAGGCCTTCTACACGGCGCGCACCATCTCCATCCCCACGGGCTCGTTCGACACGCTCTTCAACCGCCCCGAGAACAACTACGACGATCACCGCGGCCTTCTGGAAGTCCGCTTCGAGCCGCGCCTGTCGGAGAACGTGGAGCTCCGCACGCGCGTCCACGTGAACTACACCTACTTCAACCTCGACTACCTGTACGCCGGCGAGGACGAGGCCAGCATGACGGAGTTCGACCAGCCGTACGCAGAGACCTACCACGGCGTGTGGCTCGGCGGAGAAGCGCGCCTGGTGGCGCAGGTGGTGCCCTCGCTGCGCCTCACGGCGGGCGCGGAGGCCATCCACCACCCGTTGGTCTCCATGCTGGTCACCGACGACAACCTGGACGGGTCGCGCAACACGGTCCTCGACGAGCGTCGCGAGTTCACCACGGTCGCGGGCTACCTCTTGGCGGACTGGGAGCCCGTGCGCGCACTGCGCGTGTCGCTCGGTGGCCGCGTGGACGGTTGGCTGCTGCCCGAGCCCTCCGAGAGTTTCGTGTCGTTCAACCCTCGGCTCGCCATCATCTTGCGCCCCAGCGAGCAGGACACCCTGAAGCTCCTGGGTGGGCGTGCCTTCCGTGCGCCCAGCACCTACGAACAGATCTTCCAGGACGGCGGGCGCACCTCCCTGGCCAGCACCTGCTGCGGACAGCCGCTGCGCCCCGAGACGCTCTGGTCGGGCGAGCTCGAGTACACGCACCGCTTCGACGAGGAGTGGTCGCTGCTGCTCTCCGGCCACGCGCAGTTCGCGCAGGACTTCATCGACACCCTGCTGGTACCAGCCGCGAACGATCCGGAGATGCTCGGGCTCACCTACTTCGCGAACAGCGGCGCCGATCAGCTCAATGTGGGGGGCGACGTTGAGGTGCGGCGTGAGCTGCGCGACGGCTGGATGTTCTCGGCGCAGGCCGGGGTGCTCTCCGCGCGCTTCATGGAGCCGCCCGAGTCGGAGGGCGCGACCGCCAACCGCGACGTCCCCAACGCGCCGTACCTCTTCGCCTCCGCTCGCGCCATCTTTCCCATCCTCGACCGGCTGTTGCGCGGCGCGCTGCGGCTCAGCGTGGAAGCTCCGCGCCGCATCGACCTCGAGACCAACGACACCACCGGCTGGGCCGTGCTGGCCGACGTGGTGGTCTCCGGCAGCGTGGATGACCTCGGCATCCGATACGCTCTGGGCGTCTACAACCTCTTCGACTGGGACTACCAGGTGCCGGTGTCGCCCTTTGCCTCGACCACCATGCCCCAGCGTGGGCGTCGTTTCATGCTGTCGCTGGGCCTCGATCTCTGA